The Triticum aestivum cultivar Chinese Spring chromosome 6D, IWGSC CS RefSeq v2.1, whole genome shotgun sequence genomic sequence AAACAGCACATTTGATTCTCCTCATCGATCGAAATCATTGATTTCCTGACATTTTGTAGGTATATGAAGTCAACTAGTGCGGGTACACTATTGCAACTTGCAAGGGAGGGGAGGCCTTTCAAGGTGAGAGCCaaaccaccacccccccccccccccccccccaacccaagaacatataacatatattttgcTGGGCAAAACAatagtcaaagtttgacccatagTTCCAAATAGCAGGCTATGCCTCTTAACGGCGGACCACTTATAAACGCTATATAATGTTATTTCCACCTATGCCGACAGTTTGGTTCGACGGCGCCCTCAGCTGCCATCTCGCCTTTCTTTGCCGAAGGTGAATCTATGCCAACGACTACGGCCATCAGCATAGAGGATAATTCCGGTAGTGATGCTACAGcacgctatttaaaatgtttgttcatgTGTTTGTATGGTACCTCTTGTAAACACTATAGTGTGCTCACTGTGGCAGAGCTATTGGGCGCTATTGACTTGAATTACAAGATGTTTTTTTTGTATATATGCAAAGATACAAAGTTTTTATCAATATGCTGCAGAAAACTGCAAATACATTGAAATACTTTTGCTATACCGTGTGAAGACGGCAGGATCCATCGCAGCACGAGCTCAGGAGTTTTCACGGGTTGGAGTCTTCTTCTATCGCGTATTATAATTCAACATGATGATGCATAATCTTCTTTTATGACAGAAATTATATAAAAAGTGCTGCAATACTTCAGTTTAGACGAAACAATTCACTGATACAGTACAAGTGCTGCAGATCAAACGGCCTTTGCAGGTTTCAGCTTCAGGGGTGAGACTGAGAAGTAAGAATATGTCATAGGTGGATATATCCAGACATTGATCAACACGTTAGGAGCTACGGAATACGACAAGCTCGCCTCGGAGCTGAGGCATGGACAACTTGGCCTGGAATTTCCTCTCTAATCCTGGCTAGCCACTCATTCGATGATCAACTTACTGTGACATATCCATTATACCCCATCTATATCCGCCTTTAAAAAAGGCTACTTTTTAGATTTCTGTGGTTTGAAGATGTTGCCCTTGTAGTATTTCAGTTCGGCGATGCTCTCTTTGATATCGTCCATCGCCCTGTGGCTTTTTCCTTTCCTAGGAGTTTGCTTCCTTTCTGCGAATGATGGTGACAAAGAAACACACGGTTAGATCCCAGCCAGTAGTTTACATCCAGAAAGGCCTCAGAGTTAAACTCATCCTACTCGAGAATGTAAACATATGTTAGCACAAGGCTAATGAGTCAACAATGACTACAACACTACTACAATAGCTTGCTCCAAAATCCTGCTATATTTATTCGAATTTTTTTTGTTCCATATTTCCATACAAACTCTCAATGTACAACATACTGGTGCTTGAATATAGCAGGAACATCAAGAATACAAGGCATTGTTTAACTATTGAAATTGTGTATATTGCTTATCCATGCCGATTGTTTAATTATTTTACTCTTCTTCAACAAAATAAGAAATTACTCATCATTTCAAACAGATGTAGCAGTTGAGGGACCACGATTGAAACAAGTGCAAATAACAAATGGATCGATGGTATAGACAGGAACAAATTGACAACAAGCAAGCATAATGATAAAAAAACAGCATTCTACAAATTTAGTTTACCTTTAGGGTACCACCGGGTGCACAAAGCCATGATACTGCTCACATCAACAATCACGTGAGAGAAGATGGCTGCAAGCCGTGGCATATACTTCTGCTTAGGAAAAAAGTAGCAAATGTATTATTAATCATCCAGCAAAAGCTAAAGGAATACATCGTGTTTACACTGGATAAAAGATGTTCTTGCGAAGGAAAAATTAAACACATTGCATATGTAACAAGGAATAAACAAATTATTTTGCACGACGATAAATGCGGAGACATGGATATCAGTGTAGCAAACTATTATCGAGCACTGTCCAAAATAAGGCAGTTTGATCTAATACCATATAGTTCACAACTATATTTTTCTATTGACTTAATGAGCTGATCTATGACAAGCCAAATAAATAACACAAGAAAATCAACTAAATTTATTTTCTGAATTGAATTAGACCATTATCGAAGCAATTTTGAATGAGCCTTTTTCACCCTGAGGGCAAGGAGCCTCCCCGCATTTGGAAAAACCAAACCGAATTACTTGGATTTTCAAGTTTTGAAATGAGAATATTGACCAAACAATCCTGAGATTGCTGACTTTTTTTTCATTACTCAAACAAAAAGCACAAGCTTGAATTAAAAAAAAAAAACAGGATGGAAATTCTAGTTCACAAGAAATATAACTCGGTATCGACAGTTATTCTTTTTACTGAAACTGTTAATCCTGCTGGAGGATAAAAATATTTGTAACAGTGACCAGTCTTGCGTTCATGGAAAACAGATGTCTTTCGTTAATCCTAGCTGCATGACTATTCCTGTCTGTGTGACAGTATATCAATCCTAGTTACAGCATATCAATCCTAAAAGACATTCTTTACTGACCTTTAGAAATAGTAAATCTACGTAAACTGAATTCCCAGCTATTGATGGAGTGTCTGAACCTACATGCTTCATGAGGAAGTCTAACACCTGCAAATAGGCCAACAGAAACTTCTATTAGAAACCTTTGGCTATTTTATTATTTGTAGCAAGGCATATGTACTGTTTTACAGTGCATAAATGATTAAAAACTGTATGACATATCATTCTTAGATGTGCAAGGAACTGCTGTATCAAGTGGTAAAGCAGAAGCCTTATTCAGAGAAACTTAAGAGCTTGAGATGTGAATACAACAATAACATTCACGGATATACTGATATAGATCATGCTGTAACATGTACACTTGCAAAACTTGGTGTAGCTTGAACAGTGATTAGTATGCTATTCAAACTATACCAATCAGTTTGTTACTTTTCCTTTGCACAGGATGTATTTGGTCATATTTTTGCAAGAAACCTTGCAAGAATACAAGTTACAGCATGATATCCATCTAAAACATATAAATGTTTTGCAAAATTTTGGAGTGGAAAAATACATTTTGAATATAGGTGAGTTTTTGCAACATATGCAATTTTTTTGCTAAAAGGGGAGGTTTGGGATAGCAGGATTTGTATGTTAGATATATGTATGTGACATCTCACAAGTAACAACTGCAGTGCTACAAAATTGAAAGGTACAACAAGTTCACAATTGGGGGCATCCACTGGTAATTTCCTAAATAAGAAATAGAATGGCAATTGGCAATTCAACATTTTACAGAAAAATATTTAAAATCAAATGTAGCGTACTAGCATtcaaaaaaagggcagcccggtgcacgtagctcctgcttgcgcaggatccggggaagggtccgaccactttaggtctatagtacgcagcctttccctgcaTTTCtccaagaggctgtttccaggactcaaacccgtgacctcatggtcacaaggcaacagctttaccgcTGCGCCAATGTAGCGGACTAGCGTTAATCGGAAACATATTTTTTGTATATTAATAAATAAGAAAGAAAACAATCTATAATGATCAACTCAAATCATGTCAGAACTGTCGATTCTCATGATAATGCCATGGTGTAAGAAGGCAAGTATGTAATGAGTTAAAAGAGCACATGAAAATGAAGTTCCAAACTGTAGAACTTGTGAATAGCAAATAGCACTCAAAGAGAGTTCTAAAGTAGCAAGAGGTTAAAGTGCAACAGATAGATAAATGAATAAGGTTATGGAATCAGTTGTGAATACTGTAACTTCATTACCATGTTTGCAatcaaattttcagaaaaatgtgATGATAATAACCATAAAAATCAGACAACATACTTGTTTCTCCGCGTCACCCTCAGAAATCTCACTCTGCAGTACCCTCTCTGTCAATCCTAAATAAGTTCAGGGGTCATCAGATTTATATTCAGAGAACAACACCCAATAAGAACTGTTATTTGGAAAATAAAGATTATTTACcactagatgcatgatgggttTTACACCATTCATTCATATTATCTAAGCAAGCTTTGCTCTGACTTATAACCAAGTTAGGACCCTACAAAATGACAACGATGTTGAACTTCCCGATGAGATGATGACAGACAAGTTATTCTACACTGAGATGAAGCACTATTTGAGCTTATTGACATGATAAGTAGAAAACTAGTGTACTGATTTTGACATTAAATATTTGTGCTATTACAGATATTATATTGCACATGGATCATCAGCACTCTGAGCAAAGGGTGGGTTTGGACTTGTattgtggaacagagggagtactgtcTAGATTGGCCAGATAAGATTTTTTTTTTCCGAACTGAAGTTTATGTAACACAGCTGCTAGGAACAGAATTAGTAAAAAAAATAATCTACAGAAAACCAGAGTAATTCACGGGTTTTCTCAAATATTCCTGTAAGCAGCACTAGTTACAAGAACACCATGATATTGTACACGATCTATGTAGAACGAACTAAAGGTATATGATTTCAACAGCCACCTCTATTTGTTTTGTAAGTTTACCATCTGTTACAATGCAAGCTATCTCCAATATCCGATCTTTCGAAATATCCAAACCTACACAATCCAGTATGAGTGTGCCAGTTAGTCATGATTTTATGCATAAGATAAAGGTAACAAAAAAAGGAATAAATTCCAAATCTAAATTTGATTTATCTATCCATTGAAAATATCTTTCGAAGTTATAAAAATTGAATAAATTCAAGCAGTAGCAATTATCATCAGATCAGATATCAAGGTATTTAGCAATCATCATCAAACTTCCAGGATAAGAAATACCCTTCGATGTTTCAGACCAACGCAACAAGTTGTTCGGGGCATTGGAGATAAATAATCTGTGGTTTTTTATTTTGTTCAGTTGGATCCCAGATTATAGTTCGGTTAACTAAAGTCGTGTATCAGTAATTTGAAATATGTTTGTTTCACCATGAGCCAGCTAGTTCGACCATTGACTACAAATTAAACCAGATGTCACTCCATTTTTAGCCACTAGAAGAAAGTAGAGAACCCTTCCCAAAATAAAAGAATGAGAAGCTAAGAACTAGCTATGCTAGCCAATGGATTGCATCCGAGTAAAGATAATCTACCAGAAGACACTGATATATTTCAGAAGGCCTCCAGAACTACTCTATGACTTCATACCCTTCCATTGTCAGTATTACAATTCGAACTTTACTTCCTACTGGGCTACTGGCTACCACACATTTCCCCTCATTAGCAGGTTACAAATAATTGGGTCTGTGGTTTGTAAGTGGTCATGTCACAAATTTACATCATCAGCACTCTGAACTATTATTTCATAGGTGCAAATTTTTAATAGTCGCAAACATACAAAAGTCTGAGCAGAAAATTAATTATTCTGAGGCAGAATAAAACAACACAAATTGTTACGAATAAACAAGTAAATGAAAGTACAACATCAAAAATAAATTCTCCGATGTACTAATAACATAAAACAAGTTGTGGTAACTGAATAATTTACCAGTCATTTCCAGGTCTATCCACACTAAAGGCATCCTGTAACCACCAGATGATGATGCAAGAGTTCCTCCATTATTGCTTACAACAGTTGTGTCATTTTGCACACCTTTATCTGCATAATAAATACAGTTTACAACCCCATTAGTGACTATGGTGAGTAGTCACATAAATATTATAGAACATTAACATGTATATCCCTGTCTCCATCAAAGGGTTTGTCAGGTAGCCATATGCACCCTGAAGACAAAATATAAAGAAAGGGGAAAACCACATTTGACAGACTGAAAATGTGATCAGTATGCTGGTgaatgttaagcttcatgcactagccaacgcaaccaaaagtccaaactgatggaaagggctaggcaattcacatatacacttcaacagctTCAGCAAAAATGTCACACTACAATCTAGTTAAAACTATTTTCAGAGAATTGTAGCGGAGGCCCCAACAACGAACGGAGGCAAAATTGATACATTGTACTGAACAGTGGCAGTATGACATGTTGCGGCAATGGCAACTCTCACCGAGTCCCCGGTCATGACGGTAGTTACCTAATTTGTTCCAATTTAGTTTCAGAGCCAACTGCTGCTCCGGCCTCAATGAGCAGCAGGCAGCAGCTGGGCTTTTAATCATGCTATGCTTTACCCATGACAACGGCATACCCAGGTACCATCCAAAATGAGCCACCATACAAAATGTGACATGACGGCCCAAGCAAGCATGGATAAATTATAAAACAAAAATACAatacatctcatctcatctttacagaATAACCACTCCAGGAAATTAAACAGTGAATGGCCATAAAACAGAACGTCAATTGAGCCCAGGGAGGtattatcacatcataaggcagtTATGT encodes the following:
- the LOC123146242 gene encoding oligoribonuclease, yielding MSKPENMFSLLNLDGEDDAGNDSEVNQTSSTSAKETAARKPDKGVQNDTTVVSNNGGTLASSSGGYRMPLVWIDLEMTGLDISKDRILEIACIVTDGKLTKQIEGPNLVISQSKACLDNMNEWCKTHHASSGLTERVLQSEISEGDAEKQVLDFLMKHVGSDTPSIAGNSVYVDLLFLKKYMPRLAAIFSHVIVDVSSIMALCTRWYPKERKQTPRKGKSHRAMDDIKESIAELKYYKGNIFKPQKSKK